A region of Lentisphaerota bacterium DNA encodes the following proteins:
- a CDS encoding 2-dehydropantoate 2-reductase, with protein sequence MDFDDVVCETARALCGLARALFGVCVRYEDIRWFDLRRSFDLDAGQYERLMERAHTDDAILGYAPTPGAIGTLIRWRRLGWEVAIVTGRPVASRDVSQRWLERHGVGDVPLVFVDKYQREPPPQPGAARALTRADLRALSFDVALEDAPSALDWLGTHTPARVFVFDRPWNRAYTPPRGTVTRVGDWPAFERALSD encoded by the coding sequence GTGGATTTTGACGACGTGGTGTGTGAGACCGCCCGGGCTTTGTGCGGGCTGGCCCGCGCGTTGTTCGGCGTGTGCGTGAGGTACGAGGACATCCGCTGGTTTGACCTGCGCCGCTCGTTCGATCTGGACGCCGGGCAATATGAGCGGCTGATGGAGCGGGCGCACACGGATGACGCGATCCTGGGTTATGCGCCGACGCCGGGCGCCATCGGGACGCTCATCCGCTGGCGGCGTCTCGGCTGGGAGGTGGCGATCGTCACGGGGCGCCCCGTCGCCTCGCGGGACGTGTCTCAGCGCTGGCTGGAGCGCCACGGAGTGGGCGACGTGCCGCTCGTCTTCGTAGATAAATACCAGCGCGAACCGCCGCCGCAACCGGGAGCCGCCCGCGCGCTGACGCGCGCTGACTTGCGCGCGCTGTCGTTTGACGTGGCGCTCGAAGACGCCCCTTCCGCTCTCGATTGGCTGGGCACCCACACACCCGCCCGCGTATTTGTCTTTGACCGTCCCTGGAACCGGGCCTACACCCCGCCGCGCGGGACGGTCACGCGGGTGGGCGACTGGCCGGCCTTTGAGCGGGCGCTGTCAGATTGA
- a CDS encoding PAS domain S-box protein, with protein MSTATPLPSARNLAQTIRIDILPRFSDTDASGDKGRDAGALRRTLLNVADYRFLFENAYDATLLTHEDGRIIVANARAEWLLRCDEKTLQEMNVQHIVSGMDESVLASINAGLQTARFMRITAWCARSEGEPFPAEIAVTRLEHAGEVWLCFFIRDETVKRRDEEALRTVHNAMQNAGTGIAVADLDGRLVHTNPALRRMWRIADADAPTLTLAALLGEPVAEAVMTVVQPDAPPTWTHELPVHHDTEDPRWIQISAAANTDPDNVATGVVLSFVDVSDRFRADAIERLRERDQIMAQSLGAVCHHLGQPTTVLLSSIEMLQLAGNKDPALVKSLLEMSMTAAEEIRQILRKLNEMDVYKAVPYLASATEAPATAIIALDASI; from the coding sequence GTGAGCACAGCGACCCCCCTCCCCTCCGCCAGGAACCTCGCCCAAACCATCCGCATAGACATCCTGCCCCGGTTTTCCGACACCGACGCCTCCGGCGACAAGGGCCGGGATGCGGGCGCCTTGCGCCGCACCCTGCTGAACGTGGCGGACTACCGCTTTCTTTTTGAGAATGCCTACGACGCGACCCTGCTGACGCACGAGGACGGCCGGATCATCGTGGCCAACGCCCGCGCCGAATGGCTGCTGCGCTGCGACGAGAAGACCCTCCAGGAGATGAATGTCCAGCACATCGTCTCCGGCATGGACGAGTCGGTCCTGGCCTCGATCAACGCGGGGTTGCAGACCGCGCGCTTCATGCGCATCACGGCCTGGTGCGCCCGCTCCGAGGGCGAGCCGTTCCCGGCGGAGATCGCGGTGACCCGCCTGGAGCACGCCGGCGAGGTCTGGCTGTGCTTCTTCATCCGCGATGAAACGGTCAAGCGCCGGGACGAGGAGGCTCTGCGCACCGTCCACAACGCCATGCAGAACGCGGGGACGGGGATCGCCGTTGCCGACCTGGACGGCCGGCTGGTGCATACCAACCCGGCGCTGCGCCGGATGTGGCGGATCGCCGACGCCGACGCGCCGACGCTCACCCTGGCCGCATTGCTGGGGGAGCCGGTCGCCGAGGCGGTGATGACCGTCGTCCAGCCGGACGCGCCGCCGACCTGGACGCACGAGCTTCCCGTGCATCACGACACCGAAGACCCCCGCTGGATCCAGATCTCCGCGGCGGCCAACACCGACCCCGACAATGTCGCGACCGGCGTGGTGCTGTCGTTCGTGGATGTCAGCGACCGCTTCCGCGCCGATGCGATCGAGCGGTTGCGCGAACGCGACCAGATCATGGCGCAGAGCCTCGGCGCCGTCTGCCACCATCTCGGACAGCCCACCACGGTGCTGCTCTCGAGCATCGAGATGCTGCAACTGGCCGGCAACAAAGACCCCGCCCTCGTCAAGTCCCTGTTGGAGATGAGCATGACCGCGGCCGAAGAGATCCGCCAGATCCTCCGCAAGCTGAACGAAATGGACGTCTACAAGGCGGTCCCCTATCTCGCTTCGGCCACCGAGGCGCCCGCGACGGCGATCATCGCGCTCGACGCGTCAATCTGA